Proteins encoded in a region of the Pseudomonas sp. PDNC002 genome:
- the fdhA gene encoding formaldehyde dehydrogenase, glutathione-independent: MSGNRGVVYLGPGKVEVQNIPYPKMQDPQGKQIDHGVILRVVSTNICGSDQHMVRGRTTAPQGLVLGHEITGEVVEIGRGVETMKIGDLVSVPFNVACGHCRTCKEQHTGVCLTVNPARAGGAYGYVDMGGWVGGQAEYVLVPYADFNLLKLPNRDAAMEKIRDLTCLSDILPTGYHGAVTAGVGPGSTVYIAGAGPVGLAAAASARLLGAAVVIVGDVNPTRLAHAKAQGFEIADLSKDTPLHEQIADLLGEPEVDCAVDAVGFEARGHGHSGSQHEAPATVLNSLMGVVRVAGKIGIPGLYVTEDPGAVDDAAKHGALSIRFGLGWAKSHSFHTGQTPVMKYNRQLMQAIMWDRIKIADIVGVEVITLDDAPKGYGEFDAGVPKKFVIDPHNLFRAA, encoded by the coding sequence ATGTCTGGCAATCGTGGTGTGGTTTATCTCGGCCCGGGAAAGGTCGAGGTCCAGAACATCCCCTATCCGAAGATGCAGGACCCGCAGGGCAAGCAGATCGACCACGGGGTGATCCTGCGCGTGGTCTCCACCAACATTTGCGGCTCCGACCAGCACATGGTCCGTGGCCGCACCACCGCGCCGCAGGGCCTGGTGCTGGGCCACGAGATCACCGGTGAAGTCGTCGAGATCGGCCGGGGCGTGGAAACCATGAAGATCGGCGATCTGGTCTCGGTGCCCTTCAACGTCGCCTGCGGCCACTGCCGCACCTGCAAGGAGCAGCACACCGGCGTCTGCCTGACGGTCAACCCGGCCCGCGCCGGCGGCGCCTACGGCTATGTCGACATGGGCGGCTGGGTCGGCGGCCAGGCGGAATACGTACTGGTGCCCTACGCCGACTTCAACCTGCTGAAGCTGCCCAACCGCGACGCGGCCATGGAGAAGATCCGCGACCTGACCTGCCTCTCCGACATCCTGCCCACCGGCTATCACGGCGCAGTGACTGCCGGCGTCGGCCCGGGCAGCACTGTCTACATCGCCGGTGCCGGTCCGGTCGGCCTGGCCGCTGCTGCGTCGGCGCGTCTGCTGGGCGCCGCTGTGGTCATCGTCGGCGACGTCAACCCGACCCGCCTGGCCCACGCCAAGGCCCAGGGCTTTGAGATCGCCGACCTGTCCAAGGACACTCCGCTGCACGAGCAGATCGCCGATCTGCTGGGCGAGCCGGAAGTGGACTGCGCGGTCGATGCGGTGGGCTTCGAGGCTCGCGGCCACGGTCATTCGGGTTCGCAGCACGAGGCTCCGGCCACCGTACTGAACTCGCTGATGGGCGTGGTGCGGGTCGCCGGCAAGATCGGTATTCCGGGCCTGTACGTCACCGAGGACCCGGGCGCAGTGGACGACGCCGCCAAGCATGGCGCGCTGAGCATCCGCTTCGGCCTGGGCTGGGCCAAGTCGCACAGCTTCCACACCGGCCAGACCCCGGTGATGAAGTACAACCGCCAGCTGATGCAGGCGATCATGTGGGACCGCATCAAGATCGCCGACATCGTCGGAGTGGAAGTCATCACCCTGGACGACGCGCCGAAAGGCTACGGCGAGTTCGATGCCGGCGTGCCGAAGAAATTCGTCATCGACCCGCACAACCTGTTCCGCGCCGCCTGA
- a CDS encoding sarcosine oxidase subunit alpha, producing MSQINRLSRGGRIDRNKPLTFSFNGQSYQGFAGDTLAAALLANGVDILGRSFKYSRPRGIVAAGAEEPNAILQIGSRESTQVPNVRATQQALYNGLVATATNGWPNVQNDLMGIFGKVGGKLMPPGFYYKTFMYPQSMWLTYEKYIRKAAGLGRAPTEVDPDSYDWMNHHADVVIVGAGPAGLAAALAASRSGARVILADEQEEFGGSLLDTRETLDGKPAEEWVAKAIAELEGNPDVILLPRSTVNGYHDHNFLTIHERRTDHIGETAPLGQVRMRVHRVRANRVVLAAGAHERPLVYANNDVPGNMLAGAVSTYVRRYGVAPGKKLVLSTNNDYAYRVALDWQEAGLQVVAIADARPNPRGEWVEEARKRGMRVITGSAVIEARGSKRVTGAKVASIDTFRHKVNAPGEWLDCDLVASSGGYSPVVHLASHLGGKPEWREDILAFVPGLAFQKRICAGAVNGVFRLADALADGFKAGNQAAIDGGFKAVDGELPVVAERAEDATLALFQVPHEKSTARAPKQFVDTQNDVTAAAIELACREGFESIEHVKRYTALGFGTDQGKLGNINGLAIAARAQGKSIADTGTTMFRPNYTPVTFGAVAGRHCGHLFEPVRFTALHAWHVKNGAEFEDVGQWKRPWYFPKRGEDMHAAVARECRAVRESVGLLDASTLGKIDIQGPDAREFLNRVYTNAWTKLDVGKARYGLMCKEDGMVFDDGVTACLADNHFVMTTTTGGAARVLEWLELYHQTEWPELKVYFTSVTDHWATLTLSGPNSRKLLAEVTDIDLDKDAFPFMTWKEGKVAGVPARVFRISFTGELSYEVNIQANYAMGVLGAIIAAGAKYNLTPYGTETMHVLRAEKGFIIVGQDTDASVTPDDLNMGWAVGRTKPFSWIGWRGMNRADCQREDRKQLVGLKPTNPMDLLPEGAQLLFTPQHTVPATMVGHVTSSYMSSSLGYSFALAVVKGGIKRLGEKVYAPLADGRVIEAEICSSVFYDPKGERQNVD from the coding sequence ATGAGCCAGATCAATCGCCTGTCCCGTGGCGGTCGCATCGACCGCAACAAGCCGCTGACCTTCAGCTTCAACGGCCAGAGCTACCAGGGCTTCGCCGGTGACACCCTGGCCGCCGCGCTGCTGGCCAACGGCGTCGACATCCTCGGCCGCAGCTTCAAGTACTCGCGCCCGCGCGGCATCGTCGCCGCCGGCGCCGAAGAGCCCAACGCCATCCTGCAGATCGGCTCGCGCGAATCCACCCAGGTGCCCAACGTCCGCGCCACCCAGCAGGCGCTGTACAACGGCCTGGTGGCGACCGCCACCAACGGCTGGCCGAACGTGCAGAACGACCTCATGGGGATCTTCGGCAAGGTCGGCGGCAAGCTGATGCCGCCCGGCTTCTACTACAAGACCTTCATGTACCCGCAGTCCATGTGGCTGACCTACGAGAAGTACATCCGCAAGGCCGCCGGCCTGGGCCGCGCGCCCACCGAAGTGGACCCGGACAGCTACGACTGGATGAACCACCACGCCGACGTAGTGATCGTCGGCGCCGGCCCCGCCGGCCTCGCCGCCGCCCTGGCCGCCTCGCGCAGCGGTGCGCGGGTGATCCTCGCCGACGAACAGGAAGAGTTCGGCGGCAGCCTGCTCGACACCCGCGAAACCCTCGACGGCAAGCCGGCCGAGGAATGGGTGGCCAAGGCCATCGCCGAGCTGGAAGGCAACCCGGACGTGATCCTGCTGCCGCGTTCCACGGTCAACGGCTACCACGACCACAACTTCCTCACCATCCACGAGCGCCGTACCGATCACATCGGCGAAACTGCCCCGCTGGGCCAGGTGCGCATGCGCGTGCACCGCGTCCGCGCCAACCGCGTGGTGCTGGCCGCCGGCGCCCACGAGCGCCCGCTGGTCTATGCGAACAACGACGTGCCGGGCAACATGCTCGCCGGCGCCGTCTCCACCTATGTGCGCCGCTATGGCGTGGCACCGGGCAAGAAACTGGTGCTGTCCACCAACAACGACTACGCCTACCGCGTCGCCCTGGACTGGCAGGAAGCCGGTCTGCAGGTGGTCGCCATCGCCGACGCCCGCCCCAATCCACGTGGCGAATGGGTCGAAGAAGCGCGCAAGCGCGGTATGCGGGTCATCACCGGCAGCGCAGTGATCGAGGCACGCGGCAGCAAACGCGTGACCGGCGCGAAGGTGGCGTCCATCGACACCTTCCGCCACAAGGTCAATGCGCCCGGTGAGTGGCTGGACTGCGACCTGGTCGCCAGCTCCGGCGGCTACAGCCCGGTGGTGCACCTGGCCTCGCACCTGGGTGGCAAGCCAGAATGGCGCGAGGACATCCTCGCCTTCGTTCCCGGCCTGGCCTTCCAGAAGCGTATTTGCGCCGGTGCGGTGAACGGCGTGTTCCGCCTCGCCGACGCCCTGGCCGACGGATTCAAGGCCGGCAACCAGGCGGCAATCGACGGCGGCTTCAAGGCCGTCGACGGTGAGCTGCCGGTGGTCGCCGAACGCGCCGAGGACGCTACCCTCGCGCTGTTCCAGGTGCCCCACGAAAAATCCACGGCGCGCGCGCCCAAGCAGTTCGTCGACACCCAGAACGACGTCACCGCCGCCGCCATCGAACTGGCCTGCCGCGAGGGCTTCGAGTCCATCGAGCACGTCAAGCGCTACACCGCGCTGGGCTTCGGCACTGACCAGGGCAAGCTGGGCAACATCAACGGCCTGGCCATCGCAGCCCGCGCCCAGGGCAAGAGCATCGCCGACACCGGCACCACCATGTTCCGCCCGAACTACACCCCGGTGACCTTCGGCGCCGTCGCCGGTCGCCATTGCGGCCACCTGTTCGAGCCGGTGCGCTTCACCGCCCTGCACGCCTGGCACGTGAAGAACGGCGCCGAATTCGAGGACGTCGGCCAGTGGAAGCGCCCCTGGTACTTCCCCAAGCGCGGCGAAGACATGCACGCCGCCGTGGCCCGCGAGTGCCGCGCCGTGCGTGAGTCGGTCGGCCTGCTGGACGCCTCGACCCTGGGCAAGATCGATATCCAGGGTCCGGATGCCCGCGAGTTCCTCAACCGTGTCTACACCAACGCCTGGACCAAGCTGGACGTGGGCAAGGCCCGCTATGGTCTGATGTGCAAGGAAGACGGCATGGTCTTCGACGATGGCGTGACCGCGTGCCTGGCGGACAACCACTTCGTCATGACCACCACCACCGGCGGCGCGGCGCGCGTGCTGGAGTGGCTGGAGCTGTACCACCAGACCGAATGGCCGGAGCTGAAGGTGTACTTCACCTCGGTCACCGACCACTGGGCCACCCTGACCCTGTCCGGCCCCAACAGCCGCAAGCTGCTGGCCGAGGTCACCGACATCGACCTGGACAAGGACGCCTTCCCCTTCATGACCTGGAAGGAAGGCAAGGTCGCCGGCGTCCCGGCGCGGGTGTTCCGCATCTCCTTCACCGGCGAACTGTCCTACGAGGTGAATATCCAGGCCAACTACGCCATGGGTGTGCTGGGGGCCATCATCGCCGCCGGCGCGAAGTACAACCTGACGCCGTACGGCACCGAAACCATGCACGTCCTGCGCGCCGAGAAGGGCTTCATCATCGTCGGCCAGGACACCGACGCCTCGGTCACCCCGGACGACCTGAACATGGGTTGGGCGGTCGGTCGTACCAAGCCGTTCTCCTGGATTGGCTGGCGCGGGATGAACCGCGCCGACTGCCAGCGCGAAGACCGCAAGCAGCTGGTGGGCCTCAAGCCCACCAATCCGATGGACCTGCTGCCCGAAGGCGCGCAACTGCTGTTCACCCCGCAGCACACGGTCCCGGCGACCATGGTCGGCCACGTCACCTCCAGCTACATGAGCAGCAGCCTGGGCTACAGCTTCGCCCTGGCGGTGGTGAAGGGCGGCATCAAGCGCCTGGGCGAGAAGGTCTACGCCCCGCTGGCCGATGGCCGCGTGATCGAGGCGGAAATCTGCAGCTCGGTGTTCTACGACCCGAAAGGGGAGCGGCAGAACGTGGATTGA
- a CDS encoding lysozyme inhibitor LprI family protein: MKFLLLPLGLLAFSSLAHAAADCADAQTQSEINACIGAAFEASDKRLNDLYGQYRQRLDAGQKKALTAAQKAWLNYRDLSCKFETSSVEGGSGYPMAYSNCLKAMTDNRIKELQALSDCQEGDFNCPAPRP; this comes from the coding sequence ATGAAGTTCCTGCTCCTTCCCCTCGGCCTGCTGGCCTTTTCCTCCCTCGCCCACGCCGCTGCCGACTGCGCCGACGCCCAGACCCAGAGCGAGATCAACGCTTGTATCGGCGCCGCTTTCGAAGCCAGCGACAAACGCCTCAACGATCTCTACGGGCAGTACCGCCAGCGCCTGGATGCCGGGCAGAAGAAGGCACTCACCGCGGCGCAGAAGGCCTGGCTGAACTACCGCGACCTGAGCTGCAAGTTCGAGACGTCCAGCGTCGAGGGCGGCTCCGGTTACCCGATGGCCTACAGCAATTGCCTGAAGGCCATGACCGATAACCGCATCAAGGAACTGCAGGCGCTGTCCGACTGCCAGGAAGGCGACTTCAACTGTCCTGCGCCCAGACCCTGA
- the soxG gene encoding sarcosine oxidase subunit gamma family protein: MSKANLYQQRPADGIQAESPLHHAELDKLAARKVANAGVTLREKKFLGHLTLRGDAHEPAFAGGVHKALGLELPVALGLVAKGETSLQWLGPDEWLLIVPGGEEFAVEQRLREALGEELHYSVINVSGGQTLLELEGAKVREVLMKSTGYDVHPSNFPVGKAVGTNFAKSQLVIRHTGEHTWELVVRRSFSDYIWLWLQDACAEYGLQIAA; this comes from the coding sequence ATGAGCAAAGCCAACCTCTACCAGCAACGCCCCGCAGACGGTATCCAGGCCGAATCGCCCCTGCACCACGCCGAGCTGGACAAGCTCGCCGCACGCAAGGTGGCCAATGCCGGCGTGACCCTGCGCGAGAAGAAATTCCTCGGCCACCTGACCCTGCGTGGCGATGCCCATGAGCCGGCCTTCGCCGGCGGCGTGCACAAGGCCCTGGGCCTGGAGCTGCCGGTCGCCCTGGGCCTGGTGGCCAAGGGTGAAACCTCGTTGCAGTGGCTCGGCCCGGACGAGTGGCTGCTGATCGTCCCCGGTGGCGAGGAATTCGCCGTCGAGCAGCGCCTGCGCGAGGCACTGGGCGAAGAGCTGCACTACTCGGTGATCAACGTCAGCGGCGGCCAGACCCTGCTGGAGCTCGAAGGCGCCAAGGTCCGCGAAGTGCTGATGAAGTCCACCGGCTACGACGTGCACCCGAGCAACTTCCCGGTGGGCAAGGCGGTGGGTACGAACTTCGCCAAGTCCCAGCTGGTGATCCGCCATACCGGCGAGCACACCTGGGAACTGGTGGTGCGCCGCAGCTTCTCCGACTACATCTGGCTGTGGCTGCAGGACGCCTGCGCCGAGTACGGCCTGCAGATAGCAGCGTAA
- a CDS encoding cytosine permease: MTTTQNQATTLELSTIQPIAAHERHGRARDLFTIWFGSNIMLLTVVTGALAVTVFKLPFFAAVLALVLGNLVGGVFMALHSAQGPQLGVPQMVQTRGQFGSFGSLLVVALVVIMYLGFFASNLVLGGQALHARFEVIGTNTGILLVGAISVIATVFGYRLIHGYTRVMSWLSGAVLLVSFVWLVFVHGLPADLLERNENNIPGFLGALSIAALWQLAYAPYVSDYSRYMPQGTGSRTAFWSSYWGCCLGSILPMLLGVLVGLSVGEGDVIAGLIEMTGGFSAVMVAVFSIGIAATNSMNLYCGTLSAITVGQTLIPAWSAKAGWRAVIALALFGGSLTIALLGQDNFMANYTNFILLLLYVLVPWSAINLVDYYLIAHGEYDVLSFFRRDGGIYGTFNWTAVNCYILGILVQIPFMSTALYTGAAAQAMNGADISWVVGLGVVSPVYWLFSRKRQRALKAARA; encoded by the coding sequence ATGACAACGACGCAAAACCAGGCGACGACGCTGGAGCTGAGCACCATCCAGCCCATCGCCGCGCACGAACGACACGGCCGCGCTCGCGACCTCTTCACCATCTGGTTCGGCAGCAACATCATGCTGTTGACCGTGGTCACCGGAGCCCTGGCGGTCACCGTGTTCAAACTGCCCTTCTTCGCCGCCGTGCTGGCGCTGGTGCTGGGCAACCTGGTGGGCGGCGTGTTCATGGCCCTGCACTCGGCCCAGGGCCCGCAGCTGGGCGTACCGCAGATGGTGCAGACCCGCGGCCAGTTCGGCTCCTTCGGCTCGCTGCTGGTGGTCGCCCTGGTGGTGATCATGTACCTGGGCTTCTTCGCCTCCAACCTGGTGCTCGGTGGCCAGGCACTGCACGCACGCTTCGAGGTGATCGGCACCAACACCGGCATCCTGCTGGTGGGCGCGATCAGCGTGATCGCCACGGTGTTCGGCTACCGCCTGATCCACGGCTACACCCGCGTGATGTCGTGGTTGTCCGGCGCGGTGCTGCTGGTCAGCTTCGTCTGGCTGGTGTTCGTCCACGGCCTGCCGGCGGACCTGCTTGAGCGCAACGAGAACAACATCCCCGGCTTCCTCGGTGCACTGTCCATCGCCGCGCTCTGGCAGCTGGCCTACGCGCCCTACGTGTCCGACTACTCGCGCTACATGCCGCAGGGCACCGGTTCGCGCACCGCGTTCTGGTCCAGCTACTGGGGCTGCTGCCTGGGTTCGATCCTGCCGATGCTGCTGGGCGTGCTGGTCGGTCTGTCGGTGGGCGAGGGCGACGTCATCGCCGGCCTGATCGAGATGACCGGCGGCTTCAGCGCCGTGATGGTCGCGGTGTTCTCCATCGGCATTGCCGCCACCAACTCGATGAACCTGTACTGCGGCACGCTCTCGGCCATCACCGTCGGCCAGACGCTGATTCCCGCCTGGTCGGCCAAGGCCGGCTGGCGCGCGGTGATCGCCCTGGCGCTGTTCGGCGGCTCGCTGACCATCGCCCTGCTCGGCCAGGACAACTTCATGGCCAACTACACCAACTTCATCCTGTTGCTGCTCTACGTGCTGGTGCCCTGGAGCGCGATCAACCTGGTCGACTACTACCTGATCGCCCATGGCGAGTACGACGTGCTGTCGTTCTTCCGCCGTGACGGCGGCATCTACGGCACCTTCAACTGGACCGCGGTGAACTGCTACATCCTCGGCATCCTGGTGCAGATTCCGTTCATGTCCACCGCGCTGTACACCGGCGCTGCCGCACAGGCCATGAATGGCGCGGACATCTCCTGGGTCGTCGGCCTGGGCGTGGTCTCGCCGGTCTACTGGCTGTTCAGCCGCAAGCGCCAGCGCGCTCTGAAGGCGGCCCGCGCATGA
- a CDS encoding sarcosine oxidase subunit delta → MLNIFCPHCGELRSEEEFHAKGQAHIPRPLDPAACTDAEWGDYMFFRDNPRGIHHELWVHAAGCRQYFNVTRHTVTYEILETYKIGEKPSITAADSDKKSAVQPAVEKA, encoded by the coding sequence ATGCTCAACATCTTCTGCCCCCATTGCGGCGAGCTGCGTTCCGAAGAGGAATTCCACGCCAAGGGCCAGGCGCACATCCCGCGCCCGCTCGATCCCGCCGCCTGCACCGATGCCGAGTGGGGCGACTACATGTTCTTCCGCGACAACCCGCGCGGCATCCACCACGAGCTGTGGGTGCACGCCGCCGGCTGCCGCCAGTACTTCAACGTCACCCGCCACACTGTGACCTACGAGATTCTCGAAACCTACAAGATCGGCGAAAAGCCCAGCATCACCGCCGCCGACTCCGACAAAAAATCCGCCGTCCAGCCCGCCGTGGAGAAGGCCTAA
- a CDS encoding ABC transporter substrate-binding protein has product MKVSLFTRISITCALAAAVGSVNAQASTGPQSITVISFGGATKAAQEQAYFKPFEASGAGKIVAGEYNGEMAKVKAMVDVGKVTWDVVEVESPELLRGCEEGLFERIDPAAIGAESQFVPGTLSECGVATYVWSMVMAYNSAKLAKAPQSWADFWNTAEYPGKRGLRKGAKYTLEIALLADGVKQEDLYKVLGTKEGVDRAFAKLDQLKANIQWWEAGAQPPQWLAAGDVVMSAAYNGRIAAAQKEGVKLGIVWPGSLYDPEYWAVVKGTPNKALAEKFIAFASQPQTQKTFSENIPYGPVNKGTLGLLPAEVRDQLPTAPANLEGARSVDAAFWVDHSEELEQRFNAWAAR; this is encoded by the coding sequence ATGAAAGTGTCCTTGTTCACGCGCATCTCCATCACCTGTGCCCTCGCCGCCGCTGTCGGCAGCGTTAATGCCCAAGCTTCAACAGGGCCCCAAAGCATCACCGTCATCTCCTTCGGCGGCGCCACCAAGGCGGCCCAGGAGCAGGCCTACTTCAAGCCCTTCGAGGCCAGTGGCGCCGGCAAGATCGTTGCCGGCGAGTACAACGGCGAGATGGCCAAGGTGAAGGCCATGGTCGATGTCGGCAAAGTCACCTGGGACGTGGTCGAGGTGGAAAGCCCCGAGCTGCTGCGCGGCTGCGAGGAAGGCCTGTTCGAGCGCATCGACCCGGCTGCCATCGGTGCCGAATCGCAATTCGTACCGGGCACTCTCAGTGAATGCGGCGTGGCCACCTACGTCTGGTCCATGGTCATGGCCTACAACAGCGCCAAGCTGGCCAAGGCCCCGCAGTCCTGGGCCGATTTCTGGAACACCGCCGAATACCCGGGCAAGCGCGGCCTGCGCAAGGGCGCCAAGTACACCCTGGAAATCGCCCTGCTGGCCGACGGCGTGAAGCAGGAAGACCTCTACAAGGTGCTCGGCACGAAGGAAGGCGTCGACCGCGCCTTCGCCAAGCTCGACCAACTCAAAGCGAACATCCAGTGGTGGGAAGCCGGCGCGCAGCCGCCGCAGTGGCTGGCCGCCGGCGACGTGGTGATGAGCGCCGCCTACAACGGCCGTATCGCCGCCGCGCAGAAGGAAGGCGTGAAGCTCGGCATCGTCTGGCCGGGCAGCCTGTACGACCCGGAATACTGGGCCGTGGTGAAAGGCACGCCGAACAAGGCGCTGGCCGAGAAGTTCATCGCCTTCGCCAGCCAGCCGCAAACCCAGAAGACCTTCTCCGAGAACATCCCTTACGGCCCGGTGAACAAGGGCACGCTCGGACTGCTGCCGGCGGAGGTGCGTGACCAGTTGCCCACCGCCCCGGCCAACCTGGAAGGCGCCCGCTCGGTAGACGCCGCCTTCTGGGTCGACCACAGCGAAGAGCTGGAGCAGCGCTTCAACGCCTGGGCCGCTCGCTGA
- a CDS encoding formyltetrahydrofolate deformylase, whose protein sequence is MSRTPDTWILTADSPSLLGTVDVVTRYLFEQRCYVTEHHSFDDRLAQRFFIRIEFRAGDGFDEAAFRAGLADRVSPFQMNVELTPPGYRSKVVIMVSKADHCLNDLLYRQRIGQLPMDVVAVVSNHPDLEPLARWHGIPYHHFALDPNDKGAQEAKVWQVIEDTGAELVILARYMQVLSPELCRRLDGWAINIHHSLLPGFKGAKPYHQAYQKGVKLVGATAHYINNDLDEGPIIAQGVEPVDHSHYPEDLIAKGRDVECLTLAKAVGYHIERRVFLNANRTVVL, encoded by the coding sequence ATGAGCCGCACCCCCGATACCTGGATCCTCACCGCCGACAGCCCCAGCCTGCTGGGCACGGTGGACGTGGTTACGCGCTACCTGTTCGAGCAGCGCTGCTACGTCACCGAGCACCACTCCTTTGACGACCGCCTGGCCCAGCGTTTCTTCATCCGCATCGAATTCCGCGCCGGCGACGGCTTCGACGAGGCGGCCTTCCGCGCCGGCCTCGCCGACCGCGTCTCGCCCTTCCAGATGAACGTCGAGCTGACCCCGCCGGGCTACCGCAGCAAGGTGGTGATCATGGTCTCCAAGGCCGACCACTGCCTGAACGATTTGCTCTATCGCCAGCGCATCGGCCAGTTGCCGATGGACGTGGTGGCAGTGGTTTCCAACCACCCGGACCTGGAACCGCTGGCGCGCTGGCACGGCATCCCCTACCACCACTTCGCCCTCGACCCGAACGACAAGGGTGCGCAGGAGGCGAAGGTCTGGCAGGTGATCGAGGACACCGGCGCCGAACTGGTGATCCTCGCCCGCTACATGCAGGTGCTCTCCCCCGAGCTGTGCCGCCGCCTGGACGGCTGGGCGATCAATATCCACCACTCCCTGCTGCCCGGTTTCAAGGGCGCCAAGCCTTATCACCAGGCCTACCAGAAGGGCGTGAAGCTGGTCGGCGCCACCGCCCACTACATCAACAACGACCTCGACGAGGGCCCGATCATCGCCCAGGGCGTCGAGCCCGTGGATCACTCCCACTACCCCGAGGACCTGATCGCCAAGGGCCGCGACGTGGAGTGCCTGACCCTGGCCAAGGCCGTGGGGTATCACATCGAGCGGAGGGTGTTCCTGAACGCCAATCGGACGGTGGTGCTGTAA
- a CDS encoding class II histone deacetylase — protein sequence MSRRTGFFFDERCFWHATGLHALILPVGGWLQPPVGAGHAESPESKRRLKSLMDVSGLSQQLHMSSAPLASEEDLLRVHPASYLERFKAYSEAGHGDMGEETMVSHGTYDIARQSAGLTIAAVDAVLRGELDNAYALSRPPGHHCLPDRGMGFCYLANIAVAVETAKARHGIQRVAVLDWDVHHGNGTEAIFYGRDDVLTLSIHQADCYPTGTGAVDDIGEGAGKGYNLNVPLYPGSGDDAYRVAMETIIVPALERFQPELIVVASGFDANGVDPLARMLAHSETFRFMTAAVRDAAERLCDGRLVVVHEGGYAEAYVPFCGHAVIEEMVGVRTEVVDPFLPMLEGQQPDADFRAFQRQALERMAAKLLG from the coding sequence ATGAGCCGTCGTACCGGGTTCTTCTTCGACGAGCGCTGCTTCTGGCACGCGACCGGGCTGCACGCCTTGATCCTTCCCGTCGGCGGCTGGCTGCAGCCTCCGGTGGGCGCCGGCCACGCCGAATCGCCGGAGAGCAAACGCCGGCTGAAAAGCCTGATGGACGTCTCCGGCCTGAGCCAGCAACTGCACATGTCCAGCGCGCCGCTGGCCAGCGAGGAAGACCTGCTGCGCGTGCACCCCGCGAGCTACCTGGAGCGCTTCAAGGCGTACAGCGAAGCCGGCCACGGCGACATGGGCGAGGAAACCATGGTCAGCCATGGCACCTACGACATCGCCCGGCAATCCGCCGGCCTGACCATCGCCGCCGTCGACGCGGTGCTGCGCGGTGAGTTGGACAACGCCTACGCGCTGTCCCGCCCGCCGGGTCATCACTGCCTGCCGGATCGCGGCATGGGCTTCTGCTACCTGGCGAACATCGCCGTGGCGGTGGAGACGGCCAAGGCGCGCCACGGCATCCAGCGCGTGGCGGTGCTCGACTGGGACGTGCACCACGGCAACGGCACCGAGGCGATCTTCTACGGCCGCGACGATGTGCTGACCCTGTCGATCCACCAGGCCGACTGCTACCCCACCGGCACCGGTGCGGTGGACGACATCGGCGAAGGTGCGGGCAAGGGCTACAACCTCAATGTGCCGCTCTATCCGGGCAGCGGCGACGACGCCTACCGCGTGGCCATGGAAACCATCATCGTGCCGGCGCTGGAGCGCTTCCAGCCCGAGCTGATCGTGGTCGCCAGCGGCTTCGACGCCAACGGCGTGGACCCGCTGGCGCGGATGCTCGCCCACAGCGAGACCTTCCGCTTCATGACCGCTGCGGTGCGTGACGCTGCCGAGCGCCTGTGCGATGGCCGGCTGGTGGTGGTGCACGAAGGTGGTTACGCGGAAGCCTACGTGCCGTTCTGCGGTCATGCGGTGATCGAGGAAATGGTTGGCGTGCGCACCGAAGTGGTCGACCCCTTCCTGCCGATGCTCGAAGGCCAGCAGCCGGACGCGGACTTCCGCGCCTTCCAGCGCCAGGCGCTGGAGCGGATGGCGGCGAAGTTGCTGGGCTGA